A single window of Acanthopagrus latus isolate v.2019 chromosome 1, fAcaLat1.1, whole genome shotgun sequence DNA harbors:
- the LOC119032119 gene encoding uncharacterized protein LOC119032119, giving the protein MEASWISWRTTLTFIITILQIQALISIKITRVTGLEGQRFDFRCEYLDGQQTNAKYFCQDNDNAPCSDLIRTELRDKWVEDGRFSLYDNTTGAYFTVRVEKLILEDSGKYWCGVDILHQSDDISTVELNVLPDLPAAEPTTSATDYIMDKLHLPLYVTAVMCVAAILAVFLFTFCLLMAVKQRRAGPPRQNREMSSDYETMMPSVRTDQELCCSCSAPGCPYLLDPLPPPPDLCSHLKSKNRESAVSLGLSDYVDVDASGHLCQYQHLDPSRIEDHVYHSLHGDGRPKDGPLRVQEQVGTYCLGETAALSVTGVLGMALEIKCTHANAFTNVKYFCKGKCGSEDILIDSRKKKDGRYSISDKGNTFYVTISGLTEKDSGTYWCGIDRLGLDTYHEVVLTVIQQRLVYIGAGLGAVLLALMIVIVVFFRHRSRYVSKSSVSSHIVSPPLLLSLAVASAVLLSLSVVLYLTLRKYKQGTGRVGCEGTPSMDTCGTLRQVETHSPDQPGELDPSVDVTSSEVTYATVVGRRGPDAHTSVHHPVAIQTQVADPGSEDVRLLYSTVHFNREGTALQPGGKIGSAAGLSELGDTVQIDCPYPESHESNEKFLCKGETPLDCKKLIQTTEQDRYVSEGRFAIRDNQRVKYFYVTIKNVNTADSGTYWCGSDTTSGGIHLSVAESIINTQISTREQAQGDGHPEPIIGGVVGSLAFILVVVIVVLVVRHKFPGTQVCCAAGGSSEPRINTQHDTEGNHGDHDYEEIQIQNQQASSGDALQTVYATVNPPADQLFYASVNFPSDSVNVGNVLPGTDSNGSSACDYSSISTTQEAIHPPAAEQTIYTTVTKPGKP; this is encoded by the exons ATGGAGGCATCATGGATTTCATGGAGAACAACTTTAACCTTCATTATTACGATACTACAAATCCAAG CTCTGATCAGCATCAAAATAACCAGAGTTACCGGACTGGAAGGTCAGAGATTTGACTTCAGGTGTGAATATTTGGACGGCCAGCAGACAAACGCTAAGTACTTCTGCCAAGATAATGACAATGCACCCTGCAGTGACCTGATACGGACAGAGCTACGTGACAAGTGGGTGGAAGACGGACGCTTCTCACTTTACGACAACACCACCGGAGCATACTTCACTGTCAGGGTGGAGAAACTCATCTTAGAGGACTCGGGGAAGTACTGGTGCGGGGTGGACATCCTTCACCAGTCCGATGATATCAGCACCGTAGAACTGAATGTTCTCCCAG acttACCAGCAGCTGAACCAACCACCTCTGCTACGGACTATATAATGGACA agctCCACCTGCCGCTGTATGTGACCGCTGTGATGTGTGTGGCAGCGATACTGGCTGTGTTTCTATTCACGTTCTGTCTTCTGATGGCTGTTAAACAGCGGAGAGCAGGCCCACCACGCCAGAATAGAGAG ATGTCCTCTGACTACGAGACCATGATGCCCAGTGTAAGAACTGATCAggagctctgctgcagctgctcggctcCAGGCTGCCCTTATCTGTTAGAtcctctgcctccaccaccCGACCTCTGCTCCCACCTCAAATCAAAGAATCGGGAGTCCGCCGTCTCCCTCGGGCTCAGTGATTATGTGGATGTGGACGCATCAGGGCACTTGTGTCAGTACCAACATCTGGATCCTAGCCGGATAGAGGATCATGTCTATCACAGCCTGCATGGAGACGGCAGGCCTAAAGACGGACCTCTAAGGGTCCAAGAGCAGGTTGGAACTTATT GTTTAGGGGAGACTGCAGCTCTGTCGGTAACAGGAGTGTTGGGAATGGCTCTCGAAATAAAATGCACACACGCCAACGCATTCACCAACGTCAAATATTTCTGCAAGGGAAAATGTGGAAGTGAAGACATCCTGATagacagcagaaaaaagaaggaTGGAAGATACAGTATTAGCGataaaggaaacacattttacGTGACTATCTCTGGCCTGACAGAGAAGGACTCAGGGACGTACTGGTGTGGAATAGACAGACTTGGTTTGGACACGTACCATGAAGTCGTCCTCACAGTCATACAAC AGAGGCTGGTGTACATCGGAGCAGGTCTCGGGGCGGTTCTGCTGGCTCTGATGATCGTCATCGTGGTATTCTTCAGACATCGAAGCAGATACGTCAGCAAATCTTCTG TATCCTCACATATAGTGtcaccaccactgctgctgtccttGGCGGTGGCTTCTGCAGTCCTGCTGagtctgtctgtggttttgtaCCTCACACTGAGGAAGTACAAGCAGGGCACAGGAAGAG TTGGATGTGAAGGGACCCCAAGCATGGACACGTGCGGCACG CTTAGACAAGTGGAGACTCACAGCCCAGATCAGCCCGGTGAACTGGACCCATCAGTCGACGTCACTTCATCGGAAGTCACGTATGCTACAGTGGTCGGTCGCAGAGGTCCAGACGCCCACACGTCGGTTCATCATCCAGTCGCTATCCAAACCCAGGTGGCTGATCCTGGCAGTGAGGACGTCCGTCTGCTCTACTCCACTGTCCACTTCAACAGAGAAGGAACCGCCCTCCAGCCCGGGGGAAAGATCGGATCAGCTGCTGGACTCTCCGAGCT TGGAGACACTGTACAAATCGACTGTCCCTATCCAGAAAGCCATGAGAGCAATGAGAAATTCCTGTGCAAAGGGGAGACGCCTTTGGACTGCAAGAAGCTAATACAGACAACAGAACAGGACAGATATGTGTCTGAAGGCAGGTTTGCTATAAGGGATAATCAAAGAGTGAAGTACTTCTATGTAACAATCAAGAATGTGAACACAGCCGACTCTGGAACGTACTGGTGTGGCTCTGACACGACAAGCGGGGGAATCCACCTTAGTGTAG CTGAAAGCATCATCAACACTCAAATATCAACCAGAGAGCAAGCCCAAGGTGATGGACATCCAGAAC CTATAATCGGCGGTGTGGTGGGTAGTTTGGCCTTTATACTGGTAGTTGTGATTGTAGTCCTAGTGGTCAGACACAAATTTCCCGGGACACAAG TGTGCTGCGCTGCAGGAGGGTCATCAGAGCCAAGGATAAACACTCAGCATGAcacagag ggaaATCATGGAGACCACGACTATGAGGAGATCCAGATTCAGAACCAGCAGGCGAGCTCAGGAGATGCACTGCAGACCGTCTATGCCACCGTCAACCCTCCCGCAGATCAGCTCTTCTATGCCAGCGTCAACTTCCCAAGTGACTCTGTCAATGTCGGGAACGTGCTTCCTGGCACAGATAGTAACGGCTCCTCGGCTTGTGACTACTCCTCCATCAGTACGACTCAGGAGGCCATccatcctccagcagcagagcagactaTATACACTACAGTCACAAAGCCTGGGAAGCCATGA
- the LOC119033023 gene encoding CMRF35-like molecule 2 isoform X1, whose translation MMRRSLPLVIWLSSAVRCQQPKVRVSAQEGGLAKISCPYDSGYETDPKYFYKGLYAHMQIVIETAAGKQGSSQNRKYYICDDTKQRVLHVTIHNVNLNDAGTYWCVIDSSWFDPKTEIELKVYKAPAPPKSPLVTSNPPVLTTVQIITGNQQQSASATVTEGASGATLRSTTPEDMHTVSSHIVSPPLLLSLAVASAVLLSLSVVLYLTLRKYKQGTGRVGCEGTPSMDTCGTLRQVETHSPDQPGELDPSVDVTSSEVTYATVVGRRGPDAHTSVHHPVAIQTQVADPGSEDVRLLYSTVHFNREGTALQPGGKIGSAAGLSELYATVQRPRQ comes from the exons ATGATGAGGAGATCGCTCCCTCTCGTCATCTGGCTGTCTTCCG CAGTCAGATGCCAACAACCAAAGGTTCGTGTGTCAGCCCAGGAGGGAGGACTGGCTAAGATCTCCTGCCCGTATGACTCTGGATATGAAACAGATCCTAAATACTTCTATAAAGGTCTTTATGCTCACATGCAGATTGTCATTGAAactgctgctggaaaacaagGAAGCTCACAAAATAGGAAATATTATATTTGTGATGATACCAAACAAAGAGTGCTGCATGTGACCATCCATAACGTCAACCTCAACGATGCTGGGACATACTGGTGTGTGATAGATTCATCTTGGTTTGATCCCAAGACAGAAATTGAACTCAAAGTCTACAAAG CTCCTGCACCTCCTAAATCTCCACTGGTCACCTCAAATCCTCCTGTTTTAACCACAGTCCAAATCATCACCGGGAACCAGCAACAATCAGCAAGTGCTACAG TGACAGAAGGTGCCAGTGGTGCAACACTGAGATCCACAACACCTGAAGATATGCATACAG TATCCTCACATATAGTGtcaccaccactgctgctgtccttGGCGGTGGCTTCTGCAGTCCTGCTGagtctgtctgtggttttgtaCCTCACACTGAGGAAGTACAAGCAGGGCACAGGAAGAG TTGGATGTGAAGGGACCCCAAGCATGGACACGTGCGGCACG CTTAGACAAGTGGAGACTCACAGCCCAGATCAGCCCGGTGAACTGGACCCATCAGTCGACGTCACTTCATCGGAAGTCACGTATGCTACAGTGGTCGGTCGCAGAGGTCCAGACGCCCACACGTCGGTTCATCATCCAGTCGCTATCCAAACCCAGGTGGCTGATCCTGGCAGTGAGGACGTCCGTCTGCTCTACTCCACTGTCCACTTCAACAGAGAAGGAACCGCCCTCCAGCCCGGGGGAAAGATCGGATCAGCTGCTGGACTCTCCGAGCTGTACGCCACCGTCCAACGGCCACGACAATAG
- the LOC119033023 gene encoding CMRF35-like molecule 2 isoform X2: MMRRSLPLVIWLSSVRCQQPKVRVSAQEGGLAKISCPYDSGYETDPKYFYKGLYAHMQIVIETAAGKQGSSQNRKYYICDDTKQRVLHVTIHNVNLNDAGTYWCVIDSSWFDPKTEIELKVYKAPAPPKSPLVTSNPPVLTTVQIITGNQQQSASATVTEGASGATLRSTTPEDMHTVSSHIVSPPLLLSLAVASAVLLSLSVVLYLTLRKYKQGTGRVGCEGTPSMDTCGTLRQVETHSPDQPGELDPSVDVTSSEVTYATVVGRRGPDAHTSVHHPVAIQTQVADPGSEDVRLLYSTVHFNREGTALQPGGKIGSAAGLSELYATVQRPRQ, encoded by the exons ATGATGAGGAGATCGCTCCCTCTCGTCATCTGGCTGTCTTCCG TCAGATGCCAACAACCAAAGGTTCGTGTGTCAGCCCAGGAGGGAGGACTGGCTAAGATCTCCTGCCCGTATGACTCTGGATATGAAACAGATCCTAAATACTTCTATAAAGGTCTTTATGCTCACATGCAGATTGTCATTGAAactgctgctggaaaacaagGAAGCTCACAAAATAGGAAATATTATATTTGTGATGATACCAAACAAAGAGTGCTGCATGTGACCATCCATAACGTCAACCTCAACGATGCTGGGACATACTGGTGTGTGATAGATTCATCTTGGTTTGATCCCAAGACAGAAATTGAACTCAAAGTCTACAAAG CTCCTGCACCTCCTAAATCTCCACTGGTCACCTCAAATCCTCCTGTTTTAACCACAGTCCAAATCATCACCGGGAACCAGCAACAATCAGCAAGTGCTACAG TGACAGAAGGTGCCAGTGGTGCAACACTGAGATCCACAACACCTGAAGATATGCATACAG TATCCTCACATATAGTGtcaccaccactgctgctgtccttGGCGGTGGCTTCTGCAGTCCTGCTGagtctgtctgtggttttgtaCCTCACACTGAGGAAGTACAAGCAGGGCACAGGAAGAG TTGGATGTGAAGGGACCCCAAGCATGGACACGTGCGGCACG CTTAGACAAGTGGAGACTCACAGCCCAGATCAGCCCGGTGAACTGGACCCATCAGTCGACGTCACTTCATCGGAAGTCACGTATGCTACAGTGGTCGGTCGCAGAGGTCCAGACGCCCACACGTCGGTTCATCATCCAGTCGCTATCCAAACCCAGGTGGCTGATCCTGGCAGTGAGGACGTCCGTCTGCTCTACTCCACTGTCCACTTCAACAGAGAAGGAACCGCCCTCCAGCCCGGGGGAAAGATCGGATCAGCTGCTGGACTCTCCGAGCTGTACGCCACCGTCCAACGGCCACGACAATAG
- the LOC119032818 gene encoding uncharacterized protein LOC119032818 isoform X1, with amino-acid sequence METVFLVLLCLLAGLGETAALSVTGVLGMALEIKCTHANAFTNVKYFCKGKCGSEDILIDSRKKKDGRYSISDKGNTFYVTISGLTEKDSGTYWCGIDRLGLDTYHEVVLTVIQREWIQRCMIDFFVHHHLQNADPFPAIFHNAVCLKLVFSFFYNSQTSRGRKKKHQHSRNTVREREKKGTKLTYIFFLALLLLSGNKRGSENDHNDSPQSILDGKVNPKGTSWKRLVYIGAGLGAVLLALMIVIVVFFRHRSRYVSKSSGKVQDTVYATPLCQRQEAHHTTTSSSTATEVQGTGGGKDQGASIYSNISVSSESQTQPDGLVYSTVTFNRHCDSVKPRPAVVTYSTVNNISTDESTVYCNV; translated from the exons ATGGAGACTGTTTTCCTTGTGTTACTCTGTCTTCTGGCAG GTTTAGGGGAGACTGCAGCTCTGTCGGTAACAGGAGTGTTGGGAATGGCTCTCGAAATAAAATGCACACACGCCAACGCATTCACCAACGTCAAATATTTCTGCAAGGGAAAATGTGGAAGTGAAGACATCCTGATagacagcagaaaaaagaaggaTGGAAGATACAGTATTAGCGataaaggaaacacattttacGTGACTATCTCTGGCCTGACAGAGAAGGACTCAGGGACGTACTGGTGTGGAATAGACAGACTTGGTTTGGACACGTACCATGAAGTCGTCCTCACAGTCATACAACGTGAGTGGATTCAGCGCTGCATGATTGACTTTTTTGTTCATCACCATTTGCAAAACGCAGACCCATTTCCAGCAATATTTCACAACGCTGTCTGTCTCAAACTggtcttctcttttttttacaacagtCAGACATCacggggaagaaaaaagaaacaccaacacagcagaaacactgtgagagagagagagaaaaaaggaactaaattaacatatatattctttctcgctctccttctcctgtCAGGAAACAAAAGGGGGTCTGAAAATGACCACAATGATTCACCGCAATCAATTTTGGATGGGAAAGTTAATCCAAAAGGGACATCCTGGA AGAGGCTGGTGTACATCGGAGCAGGTCTCGGGGCGGTTCTGCTGGCTCTGATGATCGTCATCGTGGTATTCTTCAGACATCGAAGCAGATACGTCAGCAAATCTTCTG GAAAAGTCCAAGACACAGTCTATGCAACGCCACTCTGTCAGAGACAAGAGGCACACCACACCACTACTTCCTCCTCAACTGCCACTGAGGTTCAAGGGACAGGAGGCGGCAAGGATCAGGGCGCCAGCATTTACTCCAACATCAGCGTGTCATCAGAGTCTCAGACGCAACCAGACGGCCTCGTTTACTCCACTGTTACCTTCAACAGACACTGCGACAGTGTCAAGCCTCGCCCGGCCGTGGTTACATACTCCACCGTTAATAACATATCAACAGATGAGTCGACAGTGTATTGCAATGTCTGA
- the LOC119032818 gene encoding CMRF35-like molecule 7 isoform X3, producing the protein METVFLVLLCLLAGLGETAALSVTGVLGMALEIKCTHANAFTNVKYFCKGKCGSEDILIDSRKKKDGRYSISDKGNTFYVTISGLTEKDSGTYWCGIDRLGLDTYHEVVLTVIQRNKRGSENDHNDSPQSILDGKVNPKGTSWKRLVYIGAGLGAVLLALMIVIVVFFRHRSRYVSKSSGKVQDTVYATPLCQRQEAHHTTTSSSTATEVQGTGGGKDQGASIYSNISVSSESQTQPDGLVYSTVTFNRHCDSVKPRPAVVTYSTVNNISTDESTVYCNV; encoded by the exons ATGGAGACTGTTTTCCTTGTGTTACTCTGTCTTCTGGCAG GTTTAGGGGAGACTGCAGCTCTGTCGGTAACAGGAGTGTTGGGAATGGCTCTCGAAATAAAATGCACACACGCCAACGCATTCACCAACGTCAAATATTTCTGCAAGGGAAAATGTGGAAGTGAAGACATCCTGATagacagcagaaaaaagaaggaTGGAAGATACAGTATTAGCGataaaggaaacacattttacGTGACTATCTCTGGCCTGACAGAGAAGGACTCAGGGACGTACTGGTGTGGAATAGACAGACTTGGTTTGGACACGTACCATGAAGTCGTCCTCACAGTCATACAAC GAAACAAAAGGGGGTCTGAAAATGACCACAATGATTCACCGCAATCAATTTTGGATGGGAAAGTTAATCCAAAAGGGACATCCTGGA AGAGGCTGGTGTACATCGGAGCAGGTCTCGGGGCGGTTCTGCTGGCTCTGATGATCGTCATCGTGGTATTCTTCAGACATCGAAGCAGATACGTCAGCAAATCTTCTG GAAAAGTCCAAGACACAGTCTATGCAACGCCACTCTGTCAGAGACAAGAGGCACACCACACCACTACTTCCTCCTCAACTGCCACTGAGGTTCAAGGGACAGGAGGCGGCAAGGATCAGGGCGCCAGCATTTACTCCAACATCAGCGTGTCATCAGAGTCTCAGACGCAACCAGACGGCCTCGTTTACTCCACTGTTACCTTCAACAGACACTGCGACAGTGTCAAGCCTCGCCCGGCCGTGGTTACATACTCCACCGTTAATAACATATCAACAGATGAGTCGACAGTGTATTGCAATGTCTGA
- the LOC119032818 gene encoding uncharacterized protein LOC119032818 isoform X2: METVFLVLLCLLAGLGETAALSVTGVLGMALEIKCTHANAFTNVKYFCKGKCGSEDILIDSRKKKDGRYSISDKGNTFYVTISGLTEKDSGTYWCGIDRLGLDTYHEVVLTVIQREWIQRCMIDFFVHHHLQNADPFPAIFHNAVCLKLVFSFFYNSQTSRGRKKKHQHSRNTVREREKKGTKLTYIFFLALLLLSGNKRGSENDHNDSPQSILDGKVNPKGTSWSKQLCTYVREAGVHRSRSRGGSAGSDDRHRGILQTSKQIRQQIFWKSPRHSLCNATLSETRGTPHHYFLLNCH, from the exons ATGGAGACTGTTTTCCTTGTGTTACTCTGTCTTCTGGCAG GTTTAGGGGAGACTGCAGCTCTGTCGGTAACAGGAGTGTTGGGAATGGCTCTCGAAATAAAATGCACACACGCCAACGCATTCACCAACGTCAAATATTTCTGCAAGGGAAAATGTGGAAGTGAAGACATCCTGATagacagcagaaaaaagaaggaTGGAAGATACAGTATTAGCGataaaggaaacacattttacGTGACTATCTCTGGCCTGACAGAGAAGGACTCAGGGACGTACTGGTGTGGAATAGACAGACTTGGTTTGGACACGTACCATGAAGTCGTCCTCACAGTCATACAACGTGAGTGGATTCAGCGCTGCATGATTGACTTTTTTGTTCATCACCATTTGCAAAACGCAGACCCATTTCCAGCAATATTTCACAACGCTGTCTGTCTCAAACTggtcttctcttttttttacaacagtCAGACATCacggggaagaaaaaagaaacaccaacacagcagaaacactgtgagagagagagagaaaaaaggaactaaattaacatatatattctttctcgctctccttctcctgtCAGGAAACAAAAGGGGGTCTGAAAATGACCACAATGATTCACCGCAATCAATTTTGGATGGGAAAGTTAATCCAAAAGGGACATCCTGGAGTAAGCAACTATGTACATACGTacg AGAGGCTGGTGTACATCGGAGCAGGTCTCGGGGCGGTTCTGCTGGCTCTGATGATCGTCATCGTGGTATTCTTCAGACATCGAAGCAGATACGTCAGCAAATCTTCTG GAAAAGTCCAAGACACAGTCTATGCAACGCCACTCTGTCAGAGACAAGAGGCACACCACACCACTACTTCCTCCTCAACTGCCACTGA
- the LOC119022700 gene encoding uncharacterized protein LOC119022700 isoform X2, which produces MERRMETIYVFCCLLYVGASINVEGFERGEVSFQCQHKFARKNHKYLCKDPCKVSDDILVTVESGRRAESGDITLVDSGDGAFTVTFSQLQLSDSGIYWCGVDRPGFDTYTEVQLTVKKESNYTDRVNQNISTGTVLYTIIGALVTLTIWVSVTCFRKLRKNSKLQPQVNSHSTDIVATDERKVDSEYDGIGEDLQSIKKASETFSCTHHPKQDLSISASTAAERGAPLVIYENICCSTACADARRSAAHDQDKHDISSRIYIRPLPPTVPERAGDGSLGEDANETAATKNATSKPTESCANSRSACLSRSRSDSEEARPRSLWFGLDLSGTV; this is translated from the exons ATGGAAAGAAGAATGGAGACCATTTACGTTTTCTGCTGCCTTCTATATG TGGGAGCAAGCATCAACGTAGAGGGATTCGAGCGGGGAGAGGTCTCGTTCCAGTGTCAACACAAATTTGCAAGGAAAAACCATAAATACCTCTGCAAGGATCCATGTAAAGTCAGTGACGATATACTGGTCACTGTAGAGTCTGGCAGAAGAGCAGAGTCAGGAGATATAACTCTGGTGGACTCTGGGGACGGAGCCTTCACTGTGACCTTCAGTCAGCTCCAGCTGTCAGACTCGGGGATATACTGGTGTGGGGTGGACAGGCCTGGCTTTGATACATACACCGAAGTACAACTTACTGTTAAGAAGG AGTCAAACTACACTGACAGAGTCAACCAGAATATCAGCACAG GCACCGTGTTGTACACCATCATTGGGGCTCTTGTCACACTCACTATCTGGGTATCAGTGACCTGCTTCAGAAAGCTTAGAAAAAACTCCAAACTTCAACCACAAGTTAACTCCCACAGCACAGACATCGTCGCTACAGATGAAAGAAAG GTCGACTCTGAATATGATGGGATTGGTGAGGACCTGCAGTCGATAAAAAAAGCATCCGAGACGTTCTCTTGTACTCACCACCCAAAACAGGACCTGTCAATATCTGCGTCCACAGCAGCTGAACGTGGCGCGCCCCTCGTTATCTatgaaaacatctgctgctcCACCGCTTGTGCAGATGCAAGACGTTCAGCTGCACACGACCAAGACAAGCATGACATCAGCTCCAGAATCTACATCAGACCTCTGCCGCCTACAGTACCTGAAAGAGCTGGTGATGGCTCCCTCGGAGAAGACGCAAATGAAACGGCAGCAACTAAAAATGCAACAAGCAAACCCACAGAGAGCTGCGCAAACAGTAGATCAGCCTGTCTCTCCAGGTCTCGCAGTGATTCAGAGGAAGCGAGGCCAAGATCACTGTGGTTTGGTTTGGATTTATCTGGAACCGTCTGA
- the LOC119022700 gene encoding CMRF35-like molecule 1 isoform X1, with the protein MERRMETIYVFCCLLYVGASINVEGFERGEVSFQCQHKFARKNHKYLCKDPCKVSDDILVTVESGRRAESGDITLVDSGDGAFTVTFSQLQLSDSGIYWCGVDRPGFDTYTEVQLTVKKAVANEVTAIISEVSPTWTYQNISNSTLLTSATNLSTESNYTDRVNQNISTGTVLYTIIGALVTLTIWVSVTCFRKLRKNSKLQPQVNSHSTDIVATDERKVDSEYDGIGEDLQSIKKASETFSCTHHPKQDLSISASTAAERGAPLVIYENICCSTACADARRSAAHDQDKHDISSRIYIRPLPPTVPERAGDGSLGEDANETAATKNATSKPTESCANSRSACLSRSRSDSEEARPRSLWFGLDLSGTV; encoded by the exons ATGGAAAGAAGAATGGAGACCATTTACGTTTTCTGCTGCCTTCTATATG TGGGAGCAAGCATCAACGTAGAGGGATTCGAGCGGGGAGAGGTCTCGTTCCAGTGTCAACACAAATTTGCAAGGAAAAACCATAAATACCTCTGCAAGGATCCATGTAAAGTCAGTGACGATATACTGGTCACTGTAGAGTCTGGCAGAAGAGCAGAGTCAGGAGATATAACTCTGGTGGACTCTGGGGACGGAGCCTTCACTGTGACCTTCAGTCAGCTCCAGCTGTCAGACTCGGGGATATACTGGTGTGGGGTGGACAGGCCTGGCTTTGATACATACACCGAAGTACAACTTACTGTTAAGAAGG CTGTTGCGAATGAGGTAACAGCTATCATATCTGAAGTTTCCCCAACATGGACCTATCAGAATATTTCCAACTCAACACTATTAACATCTGCAACAAATCTTTCAACAG AGTCAAACTACACTGACAGAGTCAACCAGAATATCAGCACAG GCACCGTGTTGTACACCATCATTGGGGCTCTTGTCACACTCACTATCTGGGTATCAGTGACCTGCTTCAGAAAGCTTAGAAAAAACTCCAAACTTCAACCACAAGTTAACTCCCACAGCACAGACATCGTCGCTACAGATGAAAGAAAG GTCGACTCTGAATATGATGGGATTGGTGAGGACCTGCAGTCGATAAAAAAAGCATCCGAGACGTTCTCTTGTACTCACCACCCAAAACAGGACCTGTCAATATCTGCGTCCACAGCAGCTGAACGTGGCGCGCCCCTCGTTATCTatgaaaacatctgctgctcCACCGCTTGTGCAGATGCAAGACGTTCAGCTGCACACGACCAAGACAAGCATGACATCAGCTCCAGAATCTACATCAGACCTCTGCCGCCTACAGTACCTGAAAGAGCTGGTGATGGCTCCCTCGGAGAAGACGCAAATGAAACGGCAGCAACTAAAAATGCAACAAGCAAACCCACAGAGAGCTGCGCAAACAGTAGATCAGCCTGTCTCTCCAGGTCTCGCAGTGATTCAGAGGAAGCGAGGCCAAGATCACTGTGGTTTGGTTTGGATTTATCTGGAACCGTCTGA
- the LOC119026070 gene encoding CMRF35-like molecule 5, with protein MCAEASAVLEVRGHVGGEVSVHCSGSWTTDNDSEHFNMYFCKGDCSRENTLVQAERKASAITRQGRYSMEVSRGDGAFNVTIKRLRRADAGRYHCGVGKGFNLLYQEVILIVLNASTVPPGSPPSTTATITTLRTEAESLPQSSFQPRTEPSPAALTLPAAQEKTNQRAATKLKDTTVVIIVSVSLALLVCAIIPLIFYRHFRSNPEHQNHLEANKGAADCSEGNADVASTQAAVGLQSLQPDVDPESGAQDDTQYANTYQALDHKSLD; from the exons ATGTGTGCAGAGGCCTCGGCAGTGCTGGAGGTGAGAGGCCATGTTGGAGGAGAGGTCTCTGTCCACTGCTCTGGCAGCTGGACCACCGACAATGACTCCGAACACTTCAACATGTACTTCTGCAAAGGAGACTGCTCCAGGGAAAACACCCTCGTTCAGGCTGAGAGGAAGGCCTCAGCCATCACAAGACAAGGGAGATACAGCATGGAGGtcagcagaggagatggagcCTTCAATGTGACCATAAAGAGGCTGAGGAGGGCGGACGCAGGGAGATATCACTGTGGTGTGGGCAAAGGCTTCAATCTGTTGTACCAGGAGGTCATTCTCATAGTGCTAAACG CATCCACTGTTCCTCCTggatctcctccctccaccaccgccaccatcaCCACCCTGCGGACTGAAGCAGAATCTCTGCCCCAGAGCAGCTTTCAACCCAGAACTGAACCGTCCCCAGCAGCATTAACCCTGCCTGCTGCACAGGAGAAGACGAACCAGCGAGCAGCAACCAAACTCAAAG ACACCACGGTGGTCATCATTGTCTCGGTGAGCCTGGCTCTGCTGGTTTGTGCGATTATACCTCTGATATTCTACAGACACTTCCGGAGTAACCCTG AACATCAGAACCATCTTGAAGCAAACAAGGGCGCG GCTGATTGCTCTGAGGGAAATGCAGATGTTGCCTCCACTCAGGCTGCAGTAGGCCTGCAGTCTTTACAGCCAGATGTTGATCCAGAGTCCGGTGCTCAGGATGACACCCAGTATGCTAACACCTACCAGGCACTCGATCACAAGAGTCTGGACTGA